The following proteins are encoded in a genomic region of Syntrophotaleaceae bacterium:
- a CDS encoding type IV toxin-antitoxin system AbiEi family antitoxin, which produces MKSAESEIQEKVGEALKSSLQRVPFIQLESLEQEPSAGNIRADLLATVSIARKRQRIVIEVKSNGQPRMVRAAANQLLRYREYDPDVYCVFAAPYISSRAAEICTEEEIGYLDLAGNCRLAFDQVYIEQEGRPNPFAEKRDLRTLYSPKAERILRVLLSDPKKTWRVKALAEEAEVSLGQVSNVKKLLEDREWLAGTEEGLLLGSPAQLLAEWAGNYRFRRNTTRNYYTLKSVAEIEADLAELCRQREIPYALTGFSASTRYAPAVRYQRTMAYVGGSIDEVADLLSLKGVASGANVTLISPYDAGVLYGRRSIDGIEVAMPVQVYLDLLDIKGRGEEAAEVLLNEVIRKSW; this is translated from the coding sequence ATGAAATCCGCCGAAAGCGAAATTCAGGAAAAAGTGGGGGAAGCTCTCAAATCCTCCCTGCAACGGGTCCCCTTTATTCAACTTGAATCACTGGAGCAGGAACCCTCTGCCGGGAATATCAGGGCTGACCTTCTGGCTACGGTAAGTATTGCACGGAAGCGGCAGCGGATTGTTATCGAAGTGAAGAGCAACGGGCAGCCGAGAATGGTTCGGGCGGCAGCCAACCAGCTTCTCCGCTATCGGGAATATGACCCCGACGTGTACTGTGTCTTTGCCGCCCCGTACATCTCTTCCCGAGCAGCCGAAATCTGCACGGAAGAAGAAATCGGCTACCTCGACCTTGCAGGGAACTGTCGGTTGGCGTTCGACCAGGTGTACATCGAGCAGGAAGGCAGGCCGAATCCCTTTGCCGAAAAACGGGACCTGCGCACCCTCTATTCGCCCAAGGCGGAGCGGATTCTGCGCGTGCTGCTGAGCGATCCGAAAAAAACCTGGCGCGTTAAGGCCCTTGCAGAGGAGGCCGAAGTCAGTCTCGGTCAGGTCTCCAATGTCAAGAAGCTGCTGGAAGACCGCGAGTGGCTGGCCGGTACCGAAGAGGGGCTGCTGCTTGGCAGCCCGGCGCAACTTCTGGCCGAATGGGCGGGAAACTACCGTTTCAGAAGGAATACAACCAGAAACTATTACACCCTGAAGTCCGTCGCGGAGATCGAGGCTGACCTGGCTGAGCTTTGCCGGCAGCGGGAGATCCCCTATGCCCTGACGGGTTTTTCCGCATCGACCCGCTATGCCCCGGCCGTGCGTTACCAACGGACCATGGCATACGTCGGTGGCAGCATTGATGAGGTTGCCGACCTGCTGTCCTTGAAGGGGGTGGCCAGCGGCGCGAATGTCACGCTTATCAGCCCTTATGACGCAGGTGTCCTGTATGGGCGCCGGTCAATCGATGGGATCGAGGTGGCAATGCCGGTCCAGGTGTATCTCGACCTTCTCGACATCAAAGGCCGGGGCGAAGAAGCCGCTGAAGTGCTGTTGAACGAGGTGATCCGCAAGTCATGGTAA
- a CDS encoding ATP-binding protein gives MDMDIRQLKELLTSGENLQVEFKSDLKCLSDRDLIAAVVALANTEGGDLLLGVEDDGTITGLHESHRDTRGLAAFIANRTNPPLSVVVERVELHGLPIAHIHVTKSRQLVSTSEGLLQRRRLLADGRPEAVPFYPHEFTQRQSSLGLLDPSAQPIVEVAAEQLNPLERHRIREVIRKYGGDQSLLPLADSELDGALGLVIEFNGKRCPTLAGLLLLGNEALLRRHLPAYEVAFQVLEGTDVKVNEFFRKPLLQTFEEVELLFRSRVIEQEVQSGLFRVPVPNYDRRAFREAFVNALVHRDFSRLGAVHVRLDDDGMTISNPGGFVEGVTLDNLLVTPPRPRNPLLADIVKRLGLAERTGRGIDRIFEGLLRYGRPTPNYSRSDAYTVSLYISNAEPDIAFLEMILTRESQTGRAMPVESLILLARLKEERRLTTRDLAPSVQKTDTEARSMLEKLVEAGLVEAHGVGRGRSYTLSAKVYRQAGQKADYIRQAGFDAIQQEQMVLSFIDKHGGIKRADVMELCHLTKDQAYKLLKKLESNGKIQPEGALKARIYKRKL, from the coding sequence ATGGACATGGACATTCGTCAATTGAAGGAGCTTCTTACAAGCGGCGAGAATCTCCAGGTCGAGTTCAAAAGCGACCTCAAATGCCTGTCGGATCGTGATTTGATTGCGGCGGTCGTGGCTCTGGCCAACACCGAGGGTGGGGATTTGCTGCTAGGCGTGGAGGATGATGGGACCATCACGGGGCTCCACGAGTCGCACCGGGACACACGAGGCCTTGCCGCCTTCATTGCCAACCGCACCAATCCACCTTTGTCCGTGGTTGTGGAGCGGGTAGAATTGCATGGCCTGCCCATTGCTCATATCCATGTAACCAAGTCGCGCCAGTTGGTCTCCACATCAGAAGGGCTGCTGCAACGTCGCCGCCTGCTGGCCGATGGGCGGCCGGAGGCTGTGCCCTTTTACCCACACGAGTTCACTCAGCGTCAATCCAGTCTGGGCCTTCTGGATCCCTCCGCCCAACCAATCGTGGAGGTTGCGGCGGAGCAGCTGAACCCGCTCGAACGACATCGCATACGCGAAGTGATCCGCAAGTACGGGGGTGACCAGTCCTTGCTGCCATTGGCCGATAGCGAACTGGACGGCGCGCTGGGATTGGTCATCGAATTTAACGGGAAACGGTGTCCGACCTTAGCCGGATTGCTGTTGCTGGGCAACGAAGCACTGTTGCGCCGTCATTTGCCAGCGTACGAAGTCGCCTTTCAGGTACTGGAGGGGACCGACGTCAAGGTCAATGAATTCTTCCGCAAACCCTTACTGCAAACTTTCGAAGAGGTAGAGTTGTTGTTCCGCTCTCGCGTGATTGAGCAGGAAGTGCAGTCCGGACTTTTCCGGGTGCCCGTACCCAACTACGATCGCCGAGCTTTTCGCGAAGCTTTCGTCAACGCGCTGGTGCACCGCGACTTTAGCCGTTTGGGCGCTGTACACGTACGCCTGGACGACGATGGTATGACCATCAGCAACCCCGGTGGCTTTGTGGAAGGCGTTACCCTGGACAATCTGTTGGTTACCCCGCCCAGACCGAGGAATCCCCTGCTTGCGGACATCGTCAAACGGCTTGGGTTGGCGGAGCGCACCGGGAGGGGGATTGACCGCATTTTTGAGGGTTTGCTCCGCTATGGCCGCCCCACACCGAACTACAGCCGCTCGGATGCCTATACCGTTAGTCTCTATATCAGCAATGCCGAGCCGGATATCGCCTTTCTGGAGATGATCCTGACCAGGGAAAGCCAAACTGGCCGCGCCATGCCCGTTGAAAGCCTGATTCTGCTGGCTCGGCTCAAGGAAGAGCGGCGCCTGACCACTCGGGATTTGGCTCCCAGTGTGCAGAAAACCGATACCGAAGCCCGATCTATGTTGGAAAAATTGGTGGAAGCCGGGCTGGTGGAAGCTCACGGAGTAGGCAGAGGCCGCAGCTATACCCTCAGCGCCAAGGTGTACCGACAAGCTGGCCAGAAGGCCGATTATATTCGCCAGGCCGGGTTTGATGCCATCCAACAGGAACAGATGGTGCTCAGCTTTATTGATAAGCATGGCGGCATTAAGCGCGCCGATGTAATGGAACTTTGCCATCTGACAAAGGATCAGGCCTATAAGCTACTGAAAAAACTGGAGAGTAACGGCAAGATACAGCCCGAAGGGGCGCTTAAGGCTAGAATCTATAAGCGCAAATTATAA
- a CDS encoding sigma-54 dependent transcriptional regulator, with amino-acid sequence MGSKDSEQKQQLRLPSEIQAGGLPVKAPDLIVVGPVGAKWQVLNVSGGLAEWLNISPDDSRGRFLASLFPETVPPLEDLAREVADRDQALNDIRVRFGDSLVLCAEVVPGGLTEDLRKRVVAFNFSRPPAAEEEPVAQFGMVGISPAIREVFRKISLYAPSDAAVVVTGETGTGKELVARGLHDRSLRNDGPFVAVNCSAISEELLESELFGHEKGAFTGALRRHQGRFERADGGTLFLDEIGDMPMHTQAKLLRVLEEGTVERIGAEHETRVDVRIVAATNLQLEKAVGQGRFRADLYHRLSVLRIHLPPLRERPEDIPALVDHFLRMFSRKYNRRIYRLTPEAIELLQAYLWPGNVRELRNVLERVFVETRSDVIGGRAFREWILERQDFEPGSWERYPSRINPGPALVMSWPLAEDQRNLNGQGQVLEAEFSPVPARRRRSTIPLCLSHDEIKRAFRAAQGNLSSAARMLGVHRASLYRYLKKLGLSRQDLEL; translated from the coding sequence ATGGGATCGAAAGACAGCGAACAGAAACAGCAATTACGGTTGCCCAGCGAAATTCAGGCGGGCGGACTGCCGGTCAAAGCTCCCGATCTGATTGTCGTCGGGCCTGTCGGTGCAAAATGGCAAGTGCTCAATGTGTCAGGGGGGCTGGCCGAATGGCTGAACATATCACCCGACGATTCCCGGGGCAGGTTTTTGGCCAGCCTGTTCCCCGAAACGGTTCCCCCCTTGGAGGATCTGGCCCGAGAGGTCGCCGACCGGGACCAGGCCCTCAATGACATCCGTGTACGTTTCGGGGATTCCCTGGTACTGTGCGCCGAGGTGGTTCCCGGAGGCCTCACCGAAGATCTGCGTAAGCGGGTAGTGGCCTTCAATTTCAGCCGGCCGCCGGCTGCAGAAGAGGAACCGGTGGCCCAATTTGGAATGGTGGGCATCAGTCCGGCTATTCGCGAAGTTTTCCGCAAGATTTCCCTGTATGCTCCCTCCGATGCCGCTGTTGTTGTCACCGGCGAAACCGGTACCGGCAAGGAGCTTGTGGCCCGGGGCCTGCACGACCGCAGCCTGCGCAATGACGGACCTTTCGTGGCAGTGAACTGTTCGGCTATTTCCGAGGAACTGCTCGAATCGGAGTTGTTCGGACATGAAAAGGGGGCTTTTACCGGAGCATTGCGCAGGCATCAGGGACGCTTCGAGCGGGCCGACGGCGGCACCCTTTTTCTTGACGAAATCGGCGATATGCCGATGCACACCCAGGCCAAGTTGCTGCGTGTGCTGGAGGAGGGGACTGTAGAGCGTATCGGGGCCGAACATGAAACCCGGGTCGACGTGCGCATCGTGGCCGCCACCAATCTGCAGTTGGAAAAAGCCGTCGGGCAGGGGCGGTTCCGCGCGGACCTTTACCATCGGTTGTCGGTGCTGCGCATTCACCTGCCTCCCCTCAGGGAGCGTCCCGAGGATATTCCTGCCCTTGTGGATCATTTTCTGCGCATGTTCAGTCGAAAATACAATCGCCGCATATACCGATTGACCCCGGAAGCCATCGAACTCCTTCAGGCCTATTTATGGCCCGGCAATGTCCGGGAGCTGCGTAATGTTCTGGAGCGGGTTTTTGTCGAAACCCGGTCCGATGTTATCGGAGGGAGGGCCTTTCGTGAGTGGATACTGGAACGGCAGGATTTCGAGCCGGGGTCCTGGGAACGCTACCCCTCACGGATCAATCCCGGCCCGGCATTGGTCATGTCCTGGCCCCTGGCTGAAGACCAGCGGAATCTGAACGGGCAGGGTCAGGTGCTGGAGGCCGAGTTCTCCCCGGTGCCCGCTCGGCGGCGGCGATCAACGATTCCTCTCTGTCTGTCCCACGATGAAATCAAAAGGGCTTTTCGCGCGGCGCAGGGCAATCTGAGCTCCGCCGCCCGCATGTTGGGAGTGCATCGTGCCTCTCTCTACAGATATCTGAAAAAGCTCGGCTTGTCCCGGCAGGACCTGGAACTCTGA
- a CDS encoding DEAD/DEAH box helicase family protein: MELKEYQQGVLHKIDRYLATLAEQTEKVEKAKALIAEQGLDIDIGDPCQKAWDHLNKERLLPYLRDKDGNAFVAPWLARHDGLDRSIPNICLKVPTGGGKTLLAACTLERIQTDYFKRQTGFVLWVVPSDAIYRQTWKHLANREHPYRQILERASGGRVKLLEKGDAFTARDVEGQLCVMLLMLPSAARQSKETLRMFRDSGRFTSFFPPEDDSGANRQLLETVRNLDINDLAEMGWMDGIVPGSLSIKMSLGNVLRLVRPVVVIDEGHKAYSDTARETLCGFNPRFLVELSATPNTGGKHQSNVLVNVPGGDLKDEEMIKLPINVINEDKGGWKHTLTLAHAKLEELTKEAAQCQAESGRYIRPILLVRVERTGKEQRDSGFVHAQDAREYLLEKLGAKEEEIRLKTSESDELGDEDLLLDSCQVRYIITKDALREGWDCPFAYVLAILSKTTANTALTQMIGRVLRQPHAQLTHRAPLDECYVFTFDQDVREAVNGVRKGLEDEGMADLASSVKAADGAGGAKRITRRETLQRREAFRRLPTIFLPRVLHRDDGATEGYRSLDYDRDILGALNWESFRFIQAGSMNVDAEEKLRRTIARVNIEKRGKEDSQAVMQFSQEELEAIPDEGLDVAFLVRQLLEVIPNPWQGMRILEETLETLRQRGVSEARLYANRLDLVQTMKVDLREQVYQAAEALFRRKLEAGDISLRLVASKNPDLNWSLAKTLEIEVAEEDRELYRKDGGSLEKSMFEKVYQRDFNALEKETAWYLDTRESVYWWHRVAVNQRSYSLQGWQRQRVYPDLLACLHGTEGGKYRFSVLETKGEHLKGNDDTEYKKKLFELLTGYADTAIRAGELDLGEAPQQMTFTMLMEDSWAQELAKARVV; encoded by the coding sequence ATGGAACTGAAGGAATATCAGCAGGGCGTCCTGCACAAGATCGATCGCTACCTGGCGACCCTGGCCGAACAGACCGAAAAGGTCGAGAAGGCCAAGGCGCTCATCGCCGAGCAGGGGCTCGACATCGACATCGGCGACCCGTGCCAGAAGGCCTGGGACCACCTGAACAAGGAGCGGCTGCTCCCCTATCTGCGCGACAAGGACGGCAACGCATTCGTCGCCCCCTGGCTCGCCCGCCACGACGGGCTGGACCGCTCCATCCCCAACATCTGCCTCAAGGTCCCCACCGGCGGCGGCAAGACCCTGCTGGCGGCCTGCACGCTGGAGCGCATCCAGACCGACTACTTCAAGCGCCAGACCGGCTTCGTGCTCTGGGTGGTCCCCTCGGACGCCATCTACCGCCAGACCTGGAAGCACCTCGCCAACCGCGAACACCCCTACCGCCAGATCCTGGAGCGCGCTTCCGGCGGCCGGGTGAAACTGCTGGAGAAGGGGGACGCCTTCACCGCGCGGGATGTGGAAGGACAGCTCTGCGTGATGCTGTTGATGCTCCCCTCGGCAGCGAGGCAGTCGAAGGAGACCCTGCGCATGTTCCGCGACAGCGGCCGGTTCACATCCTTTTTCCCGCCGGAGGACGACAGCGGGGCGAACCGGCAACTGCTGGAGACCGTGCGCAACTTGGACATCAACGATTTGGCCGAAATGGGCTGGATGGACGGCATCGTCCCCGGCTCCCTCTCCATCAAGATGAGCCTGGGCAACGTGCTGCGGCTGGTGCGGCCGGTGGTGGTCATCGACGAGGGGCACAAGGCCTATTCGGACACCGCCCGAGAGACCCTGTGCGGCTTCAATCCCCGCTTTCTGGTGGAGCTTTCGGCCACGCCGAACACGGGCGGCAAACACCAGTCGAATGTACTGGTGAACGTTCCCGGCGGCGACCTCAAGGACGAGGAGATGATCAAGCTCCCCATCAACGTCATCAACGAGGACAAGGGAGGCTGGAAGCACACCCTGACGCTGGCCCACGCCAAGCTGGAGGAGCTGACGAAAGAGGCGGCGCAGTGTCAGGCCGAAAGTGGCCGCTACATCCGCCCGATTCTGCTGGTGCGGGTGGAGCGCACCGGCAAGGAGCAGCGCGATTCCGGATTCGTGCACGCCCAGGATGCCCGAGAGTACCTGCTGGAGAAGCTGGGGGCGAAGGAGGAGGAAATCCGCCTCAAGACCTCGGAAAGCGACGAGTTGGGCGACGAGGACCTGCTGCTCGATTCCTGCCAGGTGCGCTACATCATCACCAAGGACGCCCTGCGCGAAGGATGGGACTGCCCTTTCGCCTACGTGCTGGCGATCCTCTCCAAGACCACCGCCAACACCGCCCTGACCCAGATGATCGGCCGCGTGCTGCGCCAGCCCCATGCGCAACTGACCCACCGCGCCCCTCTCGATGAGTGCTACGTGTTCACCTTCGACCAGGACGTACGGGAGGCGGTGAACGGGGTGCGAAAGGGGCTCGAAGACGAGGGAATGGCCGATCTCGCCTCCAGCGTGAAGGCGGCGGACGGTGCCGGCGGCGCCAAGCGCATCACCCGCCGGGAAACCCTCCAGCGCCGGGAGGCCTTCAGGCGCCTGCCGACGATCTTTCTGCCTCGTGTGCTGCACCGCGACGACGGTGCCACCGAGGGATACCGGTCGCTCGATTACGACCGGGACATCCTGGGAGCGCTCAATTGGGAGTCCTTCCGCTTCATCCAGGCCGGCAGCATGAACGTCGATGCCGAGGAGAAGCTGCGGCGCACCATCGCCCGCGTCAATATCGAGAAGAGGGGGAAGGAAGACAGCCAGGCGGTCATGCAGTTCTCTCAGGAGGAACTGGAAGCCATCCCAGATGAGGGGCTCGATGTCGCCTTTTTGGTGCGGCAGCTCCTCGAGGTGATTCCGAACCCCTGGCAGGGGATGCGCATCCTCGAGGAGACGCTGGAGACCCTGCGGCAGCGGGGTGTCTCCGAGGCCCGGCTCTACGCCAACCGTCTCGATCTGGTGCAGACGATGAAGGTCGACCTGCGCGAACAGGTCTATCAGGCCGCGGAAGCCCTCTTCCGCCGGAAGCTGGAAGCGGGCGACATCTCCCTGCGCCTGGTCGCCTCGAAGAATCCCGATCTCAACTGGTCGCTGGCCAAGACCTTGGAGATCGAAGTCGCAGAGGAGGATCGGGAACTCTATCGCAAGGACGGCGGGTCGCTGGAAAAGAGCATGTTCGAGAAGGTCTACCAGCGCGACTTCAACGCCCTGGAGAAGGAGACGGCTTGGTACCTCGACACCCGGGAGTCGGTCTACTGGTGGCACCGCGTCGCGGTGAACCAGCGCTCCTACAGCCTGCAGGGGTGGCAGCGGCAGCGGGTCTATCCCGACCTTCTCGCCTGTCTGCACGGAACCGAGGGCGGCAAGTACCGTTTTTCCGTCCTGGAGACCAAGGGCGAACACCTCAAGGGGAACGACGATACCGAGTACAAGAAAAAGCTGTTCGAGCTGCTGACCGGATACGCCGACACGGCCATCCGCGCCGGGGAACTCGACCTGGGGGAGGCGCCGCAGCAGATGACCTTTACCATGCTCATGGAAGATTCGTGGGCGCAGGAGCTGGCCAAGGCCAGGGTTGTGTAA
- a CDS encoding DUF456 domain-containing protein, which yields MEFLLWSLAILLVLSGIAGMVLPALPGPPLLFFGLLCAAWAEDFAFVGWRTLTLLGVMALLAVLADFIAGMFGARHYGSSNRAMIGAAIGAVAGIFFGLPGLLLGPFIGAMAGELTARNDLRTASRAGIGALIGLAVGTAAKMALAFAMIGLFLAVRLF from the coding sequence GTGGAATTTCTCCTCTGGTCATTGGCCATCCTCTTGGTTCTGTCGGGTATTGCCGGCATGGTGCTGCCAGCTCTGCCAGGACCTCCGTTGCTGTTTTTCGGGCTGTTATGCGCTGCCTGGGCCGAGGATTTTGCCTTTGTTGGATGGCGTACGCTGACCCTTCTTGGCGTCATGGCCCTGTTGGCAGTTCTGGCCGATTTTATTGCAGGAATGTTTGGCGCCAGGCATTACGGATCTTCTAACAGGGCCATGATCGGGGCCGCCATTGGGGCGGTTGCTGGCATTTTTTTCGGTCTGCCGGGGCTGCTGCTGGGTCCTTTCATTGGCGCCATGGCTGGTGAATTGACTGCCCGCAACGATCTGCGGACGGCGAGTCGGGCCGGTATCGGAGCGCTCATCGGCTTGGCTGTGGGGACCGCTGCCAAGATGGCTCTGGCCTTCGCCATGATTGGTCTTTTCCTGGCGGTCCGGCTGTTCTGA
- the shc gene encoding squalene--hopene cyclase — MNVIRQFKKDLNAETRLEAGIESAIDWLSRHREPEGFWVGRLESNSCIEAEWILAMHFLGVKDDPKFEGVVRAILNEQRADGSWEVYYNAPAGDINATVECYAALRAAGFDPDSEPLSKARKWIFDHGGLKNVRVFTRYWLALIGEWPWERTPALAPEIIYLPSWCPLNIYDFASWARATLVPLSILSIRQPVRPLPAGRRLDELFPGGREKADYSLPDDRQGLAEKFFLLVDWMLKRYNKLPARFGRERAVRLCLEWIVRHQDYDGGWGGIQPPLIYSLLALHVEGYALDHPVVSNGLNAFNPPWAYEKNGGTYLQCSESPIWDTLFSLLALYECGRDQQKAPMMETALEWILAKQITTGGDWQVKVKGVRPGGWAFERANTHFPDVDDTALALLVLSTARRFSDNPARIETALRRGEEWLLGMQSSNGGWGAFDRDNNSIIVTKIPFADFGEMLDPPSVDVTAHVVEALAALGRDMGDPVIVRALAYIKREQEPRGSWFGRWGVNHIYGTAAVLPALRAIGEDMTAPYVRRAVDWLIRHQNADGGWGETCASYMDDHLRGEGKSTASQTAWALLGLLAVGSHDCDEFIRRGIGFLLSRQENGTWDEPHYTGTGFPGYGVGERTNLKKPGAGLSQGVELARGFMINYNMYRHYFPLLAMARARKHSDRGGKSDSDQKRGINPVPQENLIGNFARKTLAG, encoded by the coding sequence TTGAACGTCATTCGGCAGTTTAAGAAAGATCTCAATGCCGAGACCAGACTGGAGGCCGGTATCGAGAGTGCCATTGACTGGTTGTCTCGTCACCGGGAGCCGGAGGGTTTCTGGGTGGGCAGGCTGGAGTCCAATTCCTGTATTGAGGCGGAATGGATTCTGGCCATGCATTTTCTGGGCGTCAAGGATGATCCCAAGTTCGAGGGTGTCGTTCGTGCCATTCTGAATGAACAGCGGGCCGACGGATCCTGGGAAGTTTACTACAATGCTCCTGCCGGAGACATCAACGCCACCGTTGAATGCTATGCCGCACTGCGGGCTGCCGGCTTCGATCCTGATAGCGAGCCTCTGAGCAAGGCTCGAAAATGGATTTTCGATCACGGTGGCCTGAAAAACGTCAGGGTTTTTACCCGTTACTGGCTGGCTCTGATCGGGGAATGGCCGTGGGAAAGAACTCCTGCTCTGGCGCCGGAAATCATCTACCTGCCCTCCTGGTGTCCCCTCAATATCTACGATTTTGCCAGCTGGGCCCGCGCCACGCTGGTTCCTCTTTCCATCCTGTCCATCAGGCAGCCGGTGCGGCCCCTGCCTGCCGGCCGCCGGCTCGATGAGCTGTTTCCGGGAGGGCGTGAAAAGGCCGATTACAGCCTGCCCGACGACCGGCAAGGGCTGGCGGAAAAGTTTTTCCTGCTCGTGGACTGGATGCTCAAAAGGTATAACAAATTGCCCGCCCGGTTCGGGAGGGAAAGGGCGGTTCGATTGTGCCTCGAATGGATCGTCCGCCATCAGGATTACGATGGCGGATGGGGCGGCATCCAGCCGCCTCTCATCTATTCTTTGCTCGCCCTGCATGTCGAGGGGTATGCCCTTGATCATCCGGTGGTCAGCAACGGCCTGAATGCCTTCAATCCGCCCTGGGCCTACGAAAAGAATGGCGGAACCTACCTCCAGTGCAGCGAGTCCCCGATTTGGGACACCCTCTTCTCCCTGTTGGCCTTGTACGAATGCGGGCGGGATCAGCAGAAAGCGCCGATGATGGAGACGGCCCTGGAGTGGATTCTCGCCAAACAGATTACCACCGGAGGCGACTGGCAGGTCAAGGTTAAAGGGGTTCGCCCGGGAGGCTGGGCTTTCGAGCGGGCCAACACCCATTTCCCTGATGTCGATGACACCGCGCTTGCCCTGCTGGTGCTGAGTACGGCCCGCCGCTTTTCCGATAATCCGGCCCGCATCGAGACGGCCCTGCGCCGGGGCGAGGAGTGGCTCCTCGGCATGCAGTCGTCCAATGGCGGCTGGGGTGCCTTTGACCGCGACAACAACAGCATCATTGTGACCAAAATCCCCTTTGCCGATTTTGGTGAAATGCTCGATCCTCCGAGTGTCGACGTGACCGCCCATGTTGTTGAGGCTCTGGCAGCCCTTGGCCGTGACATGGGTGATCCGGTCATTGTCAGGGCTTTGGCCTATATCAAGCGGGAGCAGGAGCCCCGAGGAAGCTGGTTTGGCCGTTGGGGTGTCAACCACATCTACGGCACGGCCGCGGTGTTGCCTGCCTTGCGGGCCATCGGAGAGGATATGACCGCACCCTATGTTCGCAGGGCGGTCGATTGGCTGATTCGGCACCAGAATGCCGATGGGGGCTGGGGAGAAACCTGTGCCTCCTACATGGATGATCATCTGCGAGGCGAGGGAAAGAGCACGGCCTCCCAGACCGCCTGGGCTCTTCTTGGACTGCTGGCTGTCGGCTCCCACGATTGCGATGAGTTTATCCGTCGTGGAATCGGGTTTCTCCTGAGCCGGCAGGAGAACGGTACATGGGACGAACCTCACTACACGGGAACCGGTTTCCCGGGTTACGGAGTGGGAGAGCGTACCAATCTGAAAAAGCCTGGTGCGGGTCTCTCCCAGGGAGTCGAGCTGGCTCGAGGGTTCATGATCAATTACAACATGTATCGTCATTACTTTCCCTTGCTTGCCATGGCGAGGGCCCGAAAGCATTCAGATCGGGGCGGTAAGTCCGACAGTGACCAGAAAAGGGGGATTAACCCCGTTCCCCAGGAAAACCTTATCGGCAATTTTGCCAGGAAGACCCTGGCCGGATGA
- a CDS encoding ATP-binding protein produces the protein MNSKLPLNLDDLLRQRTVEGERIEYKAGWNPDPIIRTLCAFANDFENLGGGYVVIGQDCDASGRPIFPPIGLSDDLLDKIQQELLGCCNLIQPPYFPILSVEEYGGKKLIVLWAPGGQNRPYKAPQAVTAKYKTYHYYIRRYASTIEARGEAERELLSLAATVP, from the coding sequence ATGAACAGCAAACTGCCGCTCAACCTCGACGACCTGCTACGCCAGCGCACCGTCGAAGGCGAACGCATCGAATACAAGGCCGGCTGGAACCCCGATCCGATCATCCGGACCCTGTGCGCCTTTGCCAATGATTTTGAAAACCTTGGCGGCGGCTATGTCGTCATCGGACAGGACTGCGATGCCTCCGGCCGGCCGATCTTTCCACCCATCGGGCTTTCCGACGATCTTCTGGACAAGATCCAGCAGGAGCTGCTCGGCTGCTGCAACTTGATCCAGCCCCCTTATTTCCCGATCCTCAGCGTCGAGGAGTACGGCGGCAAGAAGCTGATCGTCCTGTGGGCACCCGGCGGGCAGAACCGGCCCTATAAGGCGCCGCAGGCCGTCACTGCGAAGTACAAGACCTACCACTACTACATCCGCCGCTACGCCAGCACCATTGAGGCGAGGGGCGAGGCCGAGCGGGAACTGCTCAGCCTGGCGGCCACCGTCCCCTAA
- a CDS encoding tyrosine-type recombinase/integrase yields the protein MMRKYEEKPRDRVLTEPEQKDASPEKPRHVEIQTLWKQLTEQEEQAEARILLLCILTGARPGEICNMRWEDINGSWWTLSEEVTKTDVTLDCYLTETALGILGTPGETGFIFTLASDPDRALPENRLSRFVRKQHQYFGLEKWQPRDLRRTFTTLSKGLGYSDLIINKAQARKDRSVIRTHYDKRRYYDELRQLYEAVEREILRIIGQAGETAKVIQLR from the coding sequence ATGATGCGCAAGTACGAGGAGAAACCCCGCGACCGCGTCCTGACCGAACCGGAGCAGAAAGATGCGTCGCCCGAAAAACCGCGCCATGTGGAGATCCAGACGCTGTGGAAGCAACTGACCGAACAGGAAGAACAGGCCGAGGCCAGAATCCTGCTGCTGTGCATCCTGACGGGTGCCAGGCCGGGTGAGATCTGCAACATGCGCTGGGAGGATATCAACGGCAGTTGGTGGACGCTCAGCGAGGAGGTGACGAAGACCGACGTGACCCTCGACTGCTACCTGACCGAAACGGCGCTCGGCATCCTTGGAACGCCGGGGGAGACGGGTTTCATATTCACCCTGGCCTCGGACCCAGACCGGGCCCTGCCGGAAAACCGCTTGTCCAGGTTCGTCAGAAAGCAGCACCAGTATTTCGGCCTGGAGAAGTGGCAGCCTCGCGACCTGCGCCGAACCTTCACCACCCTGTCGAAGGGGCTTGGCTACTCCGACCTGATTATCAACAAGGCCCAGGCCCGCAAGGACAGATCCGTGATCCGCACCCACTACGACAAAAGGCGCTACTACGACGAGCTGCGGCAGTTGTATGAGGCGGTGGAGCGGGAGATTCTGCGCATCATTGGCCAGGCGGGGGAAACAGCGAAGGTCATACAGCTGCGCTAG